The nucleotide sequence ATTTCAGTGAGGTTTGAACCTGCCCATTTCTAAGAGATGCCCATCTCTTTAAACGTAAGGTTTTTATTGTTCAGGTAACCTGGGAAGGACTATTTTTTCTCAGATGTAAGGGGCCTATTCGGGTATCCCGTGAACGTTTCCGACCTTTTTCCTTGACCATCCCAAAATATGATTCTGGTGAACCAGAAAACTCTTGGAAGGAAGTTAGGGCCCCGACCCCTACCCATCTGCTCATAGAGGTGCCCATCTCCTTGAAAGATGTTCTTTATTATGATGAGCAATTGAGCACTCATAAGGAGACATGAATATTCTTCTGTCCTTTATATTGGGTGAGTATTGATACACTAGGGCTATTGTCCTTTCATTCTTAAATATATATGCTTAAGGAATAAGGATCATCATCTCCAAATAGATTGGGCACTATCAAGCACTGTAATTTCAGACACATGTAATCATCTAAAATGATCATTAGCTTTTTGGCCACTGAGACGCATCGGGCATCTTTAAATTGTCGTTTAACTCTAATATATGCTTGATTTTTGAAATAGTCGGTTTTCTTTAACTTATGATAGAACATTATAAACATCTGTTTACATCCAACAAAAATCATAAATAAATCCTAAAAATATATGAGGTCCTATACAATTTGAACAatactttgtaaaaaaaaattacaaacttGTGGTGGGAGATCACCACATAACACACAGAATCGCCACTGATTACGAAGCCAATAGGATGTCACAATatcatatatacaatatatatgcactttctaaacataaaaattCTATATATACAACAGAAATTGTGCAAATCTTGATCTTAAACAAGGTAGGCCAAGAACCAGTCTTGTTAGGGTTGTCAACAATGATATgtttaataacattaacaatagtAAAATACCCATCAAATAATTAATGATATTGACATCTATCAGTAAAGTACAATTAGTCATTAATCATCCTTATTAGACACAATAGAGACAACACCAAAgcatatttatataaatgtcatctAATAAGAGAATAATACCCATATCTTTTGAGCAAGTTCTTAGACACAAATTTTAGTTTTAACAAGAAAAAAGTTGAAACCTTTATATTATTCACAAGCCAACTTTGTGTCAAAGCTGCTCAAACATATGGCAAAAGCTTGAAATGCAGATAAAGGGTACCGATAATCCATAGTAAATACATCTTTTCcaactttaccaaattgtaatatcACCTTATCATGCGACGATTGTGACTGAACCGGAGCAGTTTGTTGTGGCAGCAACGGATCTGCCACTGCAACTGCCACTGCCCCGGCCACAGGAGGAGTGACATCGGCAATCAGCTGAAAGTTCTTTACAGAAGCAACCGTTACCCTTCCTTTGAAATTTAGACACCAACATTGCAACTGTTCATGCCAACGTGGCTGTTTATTCTTTAACACCAAAGGCGCATTTTTCACCTGTTCTCCATTTTGTACGGGGCCCACAATATCGGAAAAACGAGAGCTACCAAACTCACTAGAGTTATCGATTGATTTGGAGAACGACATACTTCTAAATGATTCTTCAAAAGAAGGTTGGAATAGGTTAGGGTGGTCAGGGATGGTGGTGCCTCCAGGTTCTACGGCTGTCATGGGGATTGAGTGCATCACACAGTGCATCCTGCGTGGACCCCGTGTGCCCAATACGTTTAGCTCATAAGCAATTTGGGCTATGTTGAAGCTTCCTGAAGGAACCTTTGGCGATACTTTTCGTGAAAACCGGCGGCTTGAGCTTGACCGACCAGATGAGGCCGCGTTGGCAGTGGTGTATGGCGGTTGGGAGTCGTAAATTATGAACTTTGTACCAAGAAAATTTGATCTGAAAAGTAAATAGAATTTTAAGAATACAACTTAGAAACAAACACTCTACAAAATATCATGAGGTCAACTTAAAATGGTTAAAATGGGTTCATAACCAACCTGAACCAGTAATTAAAAAAAAACTCAAACGGGCAACCAGCCCAAATAGAATATAACTGAAACAGACTGACTCATAATAAAAACTTGTTGGAAAAAAACATCAATAAACTCGCAAGTATCAGGCTCAAGTACAACTCCTATAATGACAAAACAAGCATACAAAGTAAAACTAACAAAAATGCCAATGAATAGATTACATGTGTTACTTGAGCTTTCATTTAAAGGTGGCAAAATGGATGGCTAACATGTGAAAAATGGGCGGGTCAAACAGGTAACTTTTGAGAACATCTTGTTTTGGGTTAAACCCAAATTGCTCTTAAAAATATTAGTTGTCATAAATAGATGTTGGCCATCCCGTTATAGTTGAtaattacttttgacaaattttgacccATTAGAGGTAAAATACAACCCAAATCAACCCATTCATAAGTAGATGGAATAAAAGTGCATTGCTAGAATCGTAATTATCTACGCTACCTCACTTTTCCAACGTAGCCGCTGTTTGATCTCGATATGTTATCGGGATTCATTGATATCACATACTCTGTACAAGTACTTCTCCTATTCCTTTTGGCCGATAAAAGAAATTTTCCATTCTCGACTACCAACACTGCGATTGCAACAAATTCCCACAATTTCGTTagtaaattctatatctttttccaAAAGATCAAATCACACAATGTCAGCATGCTTCAAAAAAGTTAAAGTGGGGGtagcaattccgacccatttactCACAaacgttaaaaataaaaaataaaaacatcgTAACAATTTAACTTGGCGATTTAGCTATTTTGGAAACAATAGTATCTATGTGACCTTGATTAACACGTTAAGCATTCATAAAACCTCACATAAACATGCTTGGGGGTCGACCACAAATCTATTTGCGCCATTTACCCCGCCAGACACATATTAAAAACatcagttataaaaaaaaaaaaaaaaaacaacgacTTACCGCTACTTAGACAGAGATAAAGATAATACGTTGAATTAGACGTATCTCTCTTAATAAAGCACTGCATGGTGGTATCCCGCGGCCCTGGCTGCATTGTAGTATATTCGAAATAAAATTTTGGCGCTTTAAACACTCAGAAAGCataatatacacacatatacatatacatatacatattacatataaatCATGATTGTAATTCTACCTGTTTCAAAGAGATTGGAAATGTAAGCTTCCCGGATAATTCGGGAGAGCTAACAATTTCCTTGCACATTTCCCGCCACGACCGACAAACCGAAGCACATGCAACAACGTGTTTCCGCGCGGGCCACGTACTCTCGCTTGCCTCTAATCGCTTAATCACATCACTTAATAGTTCCGGAGGTAAACCATCCCAATGGCTATTAATTACCAACTCCGGGTGATCATCACCGTCCAGTTCATGAGCACCGCTATATGATTTACTTTTATAAAGACCCGAAATTCGCACTTCAAAACCGCGTCTAGATAAGCTCCCAAACCCATCTCTTAAATCACGAACTATGCTACGAAATGACATTTACTTCAATCTAAAATGCAAAGATTATAGTTGGAGTTAAAATTTTATAATGGGTATAATCAAGAACAATAAAAGCATAGAACTTTATTTTGATAGCTTAGTAACCAAGGAAAAGAGATTTAAAGTGGTATAAAGATAAAAAAGTGAAAATGATAGGAGAAGAAAAAGTGAAGATAGAAAGAAGATTCTCACATAAAGAAGCTCTTGAATGAGTTTATAAAGAATCATAAAAATCTTTACTTTAATCATTAACAACTTTTCCACCTCCTTAATTCATCGCAAAAACCGTAATTTGcagtttaagttcacaattaactaACTAGGTCTCATTATATGAATGATGCATACATTTTTTACATTACTACAAGGAAAGAAAGATAGTCTTCCTAAAAACAATGCTAACTTGTACGATGAACTTGTACTCCCTCCATCCCTAATTTACTGTCAAAATGTAATATATTGTTGTTTTTGTCCGGTGACAATAACATTGGGACGGAGCAAGTATAACCTGTGGTCCTGTGCCATAGAGATGTAACAGCATACATTTAATTTCTACCCATAAACAATCAAAGTGCAGTTCACGATTAACAAAAACGCCTACAAATCAGCAGTTCTAATTCGAactagaaagaaaagagaaaaaaaaaaaaaaacaaattatgTGTGCCTAACTTCCTATAGGGTAGAATTTTACACTGCAAAACCTAAAGTTTTCAACTTTATGATGATATATAAATTACATTCTTTAATAACCAATTTTTCATACTCACTATCCTTTAATTAAGTCCCATCACAAACTTTAAACCAAAACTACATAAATCAACTTAGACCCACAAAACTAAAACTACCTAAATCAATGATAACATAAGAACTTATTAAACTTTGATGGCAAACATGGTAATTCAAGAAATTTAATCTAACAATGAaatgtatatatttacattttaCATTACAGATAAATGCAAAGCCTAAAGTTTTCAActttatgatgatatatatatttcattCTTTGATAACCAATTTTTCACACTCACTATCCTTTAATTTAAGTCCTATCGCAAACTTTAAACCAAAACTACATAAATCAACTTACACCCAAAAAACTAAAAGTACCTAAATCAATGATAACATAAGAACTTACTGAACTTTGATGGCAAACATGGTAATTCAAGAAATTTCATGTAACGATGAAATGAATATTTTACATTAATGATAAATAGCAAGAATAATTTAACATTTCTTCTATATACAAATGGCAGAACAGTATACCTAGAACttattaaaaaattaaaattaaatactcACTTGTTGTATGTAGAAATTTAGGGAAAAGTGTGATTAAACAGACAATTGTGGATGTGTAGACAATATAAATGAAATATCTTTTGTGATGAAATTGAAATTTGAAATATGGGAAACAACAAAGGAATAAATttggaagaagaagaaacaaacacGCCTTCAAAACCAAATgattatttgttttatttatttcttttttagttttataaaaagagATAAAATACTACTCATTTTTAGAGTGATGATGAAGAACAGTCACAGATCCTTGGCTTTCTCACGCGGTTTCTCGGTCTAAAAAAGTGTTTTAAAGTTGTTTATTTTAGttgacaatattaatattaatattaatattaatattaattaatattaattaaagagAAAATTACTGAAATAGACAAAAATAGACGTATTAGGCGAAATCCTATTTAGGCGTAATAGGCGAAAATATACACCAATCAAATCCCGCCACGTACAATTTATTATTTCGCCTCACCTAATTTTCTTAGGCGATTTAGGCGAAACTTTTTAAATCACATTTTCTCTTATCTCGCCTCACCTTACCATTATCAAACCCGACGGTTCTTTCGCCTCAACCATATTCTCTATCAAACCCACCGTTTTTTACCCCACCACCGTACCCCACCACCGTACCCCACCAACGAATTAGGCTTGTTTGTGTGTTTGTTTGGTTATTTCGAGGCCATTCATCATCTGCCGATGCCCCCAATTTGTACAGGTGCTAATATTATGTATTTATTATGTTTGAATGTGTATTATTATGTATTAGAGACTATGTATTATCATACTAGTGTAATTGGCTACTACTAATCGTAGAAAGTAATGTTTAATTGTACTTTTGTTGTATGTTCATTTGAAAGTGTGATTTTTTGCTTATCAAGTTCTATGTTATCTTATATTTGCAGTATGCATTGAATTTGAAAGAGTATGATATTGCAAAACAATTGAGAAACAAGCTTAATGAGGTTTGATTATATAATTATGATTTTGTTTCTCTATTATTCTGTTATAAGTTGGAACATATCATTTGGCATGTTGCTTAACAAGTTGTTTGACTACGTATCAGATAATAACATATATAAACAGAAATATTAGGCCATGTATCAGCACTGTTTATTCGCATCTAAGTATGATAACGGTAAACTGGTAAATCATATAGCAATATAAGCTTTCTATGTAATGTTTTATAAGGTTGAAGCAGAAGTTATCAAGCAGATAGAAATGAAGAGGGGATCATCTTCAAAAAGTGAAGCTCAAGACATGGGTATAAGCTTGTTGCGTTGAAGTCAATTAGATGCTTGAACTTGTTGATTATATATGAAATTAATAGATAAAATTATTGATTTTTCTTGATATTTGGTGCAGGCTTTTAGCATTTCATCTTATGTGGAATGATATGCTGTTATCCAAACATCAATATTTTGAAACTTATACACGTTCAATTTAATTGTTTTCAGGTTATGCACAAGTTTGAACTAAGATTGTTGGACATGCTTAAGGATTTTGGTAGTGTACTTATGCAAATCAATGTACTTTATGCTTAGTGCTTACTTGATCTCCACATTTCAGGTACTTAActaaactttttttttatttttaaattttttttaaaggcaTCTTGTCGGTGTTGTTATTTACTGTTTTTTAGTTGTATACATATTGACGGTTGTATAATTTCCAAATATATAGGTGGTTGTTGGTGGTTATAATGGCTTAAAAAAATGAATATAGTGAGTTTATACATATAAAAAATGTTATTAACATATTTTATATCGAattttagagctaaattgttgtcttATTAAGGGAAAATACTATTACGCGGATGTACAACTAAGAGCTAAGATCAACATTGTCGGTAAAATAGCGAAGTTAATCTATGGTGATAGGTTTAGTTGTGGGAAGCTGTTTTATGAAACATGTTTCGGCTATTTCGTGTTTACGGACTGCAAATTTCGAGAACCTTCATTGATACATTTTATGATTTCTAATTTAGTTCATGTTAATCGTAAGACGGAAGAGTTAATTTTTGAGGTTGCCGGGAAAAAACTATTTTTGGCCCGGAGGAATTCATGTTAATTATTGGTTTGCAATTTGGAAAGGTTCTTAGAATTCCAGGAATTGGTGGCGGACAGTTTAGAAAACGGGTCTTCGCATTTGTGGATAAGAAACGTTACGTACTCGTGTCTGATCTTATACATGCTTTTGAACGTCATTATGATTATGCAGATGATGATGTAGTTCAAATTTGTTTGTTATTGGTTTTGGTTCATGGTTTTATTGATTCTTACGCCGAGTTTGTTGTTCTTGATGAGTTACTGAGACTAGTTGAAGATTTGAATGCGTGGAATAGTTTTCCTTGGGGTAGCTATGTTTGGCATCACTCTTTCAAACAACTGTCTCAATGTCCTAGACGTCATGTAACGTTTTATCCTGACACACGTACAAAAAATTCGGTGTACGGTCTTCAAGGCTTTATCCCAACCTTCAAGGTTCATGGTTATTTCAATATTTAgtttaatattatttgtatttgtatcattattgttaataaaacCATGTATGTGTATCATTTGGATAAATAGATATGGATTTTTGAAGTACTTCCGTTTATAAGTCGATATGCTACAAAGGACCGATGTGATCATCATCCTCGAATTCTTGATTGGAAACAAAGGGAAGAAATTGGTTGGGTACGATGTGTAGAGTTGGAAAA is from Rutidosis leptorrhynchoides isolate AG116_Rl617_1_P2 chromosome 10, CSIRO_AGI_Rlap_v1, whole genome shotgun sequence and encodes:
- the LOC139873480 gene encoding tubby-like F-box protein 8; the encoded protein is MSFRSIVRDLRDGFGSLSRRGFEVRISGLYKSKSYSGAHELDGDDHPELVINSHWDGLPPELLSDVIKRLEASESTWPARKHVVACASVCRSWREMCKEIVSSPELSGKLTFPISLKQPGPRDTTMQCFIKRDTSNSTYYLYLCLSSVLVVENGKFLLSAKRNRRSTCTEYVISMNPDNISRSNSGYVGKVRSNFLGTKFIIYDSQPPYTTANAASSGRSSSSRRFSRKVSPKVPSGSFNIAQIAYELNVLGTRGPRRMHCVMHSIPMTAVEPGGTTIPDHPNLFQPSFEESFRSMSFSKSIDNSSEFGSSRFSDIVGPVQNGEQVKNAPLVLKNKQPRWHEQLQCWCLNFKGRVTVASVKNFQLIADVTPPVAGAVAVAVADPLLPQQTAPVQSQSSHDKVILQFGKVGKDVFTMDYRYPLSAFQAFAICLSSFDTKLACE